TAAAATGACAGCAAATTAGGGGGTAAATCAGAAACTTGAAGTTTCTTCAGTGGCAAAGTTAGCTTAGCGGTCCAGGAAAAATAGTCTAGGAGTGAAGATATAACTTGGACCAAATTTGATCTTCAGCTTCTGTAATGTGCTTTTCTATCACTACGGAACCACACAGTTTCCGGCACATCATCAAACCCAAGAAATGGCAGCAATTACTATCATAAAACGACAGAAAATTAGGGGGTAAATCCAAGAAACATAGAGAAACATGCATACCTGCAAATGCAAAAACGAAGAAATGGCAACAATTACTATCATAAAATGACAGCAAATTAGGGGGTAAATCTAAGAAACATACATACCTGCAAATGCTCACAAGCGCGAACATGTTGTTGTCCAACCCCCAACAATTTTCAAACACAACATCCCTAACTGCCTCGCACACCATAAACAGTGCTTGTAAGCTTCTTTTATCCCGCAGCTGGCACCGCTGCATCTGCAGCGTCTCGATGGCAGGGCATGTCCCGAGGTGCTCCGATGGCCCTGGATCAGCATCTATCCTCCTACAGCTCTGCATTCTCAGCGTCTTCAGGTTTCCGCAGAAGGATAACGCCGCCAGCCAACCATCGTCCATCCGGTGGTCGGAGATCGTCAATTCCTCAAGCATCATGCAGCACCGCCCTATGGCAGAGATCCCGTCGTAGCTACCCTCACACCCACTGAGCTCCAGCTTCACCAGCCGCTTGCACCCATGGGCCAGTATGGTGAGCCCAATGTCCGTGACGCGAGGCCCGCAGTAGAGCCCGTCAACGGATCCCACCAGCCGCAGTATCTGGAGGTTCTTGAAGGCGAAGATGGGGCGGAGGGCGAGGTCGGAACACCGATGGAGCTCCAGCTCCTGCATAGTGTCGCACCCTCCAGCGATCGCCATGAGGCCGGCCTCCGAGTCACTGGCGACGAGGGAGAGCTTCCGAAGGCCAGGGCAGCTGCGGGCGACGGTCTCGAGGCCGCGATCGATGACGTCCGGGTCGAGGAAGCAGCACTCACCTACAGGAGAGTCGGCGTTGGTGTCGACCGTGACAGAGAAAGGACCCCAGGAAAGCAGGACGCGGCCCCTGGCAGCTACGGACGAAGGGGACGCGAAGGAGCCAGGGACGAGGTCGAGCTCAGCGAGGTCGGGGAAGCGGAGGAAGAGGCGGCCGCTGTCGAGGAAGGACCAGTCGAGGAGGGTAAGGGAGTGGCGCAGGCGGCCGACGAGGCGGAGCCATCGCTTGCAGACGAGGGAGGCGGGGAGGCGGAGGGGGTCCGGTACGGCAGCGAGGATGCGGAGGAGGAGCTTGTCGGAGAACAGCG
Above is a genomic segment from Musa acuminata AAA Group cultivar baxijiao chromosome BXJ3-4, Cavendish_Baxijiao_AAA, whole genome shotgun sequence containing:
- the LOC135635388 gene encoding F-box protein At5g51380-like; the encoded protein is MYHAHYHNRLRSWPNTWFAAAAVDKPLKHVVFKMQLSDQTPTIEDPAPRQRHDGDGGGGADLTALFSDKLLLRILAAVPDPLRLPASLVCKRWLRLVGRLRHSLTLLDWSFLDSGRLFLRFPDLAELDLVPGSFASPSSVAARGRVLLSWGPFSVTVDTNADSPVGECCFLDPDVIDRGLETVARSCPGLRKLSLVASDSEAGLMAIAGGCDTMQELELHRCSDLALRPIFAFKNLQILRLVGSVDGLYCGPRVTDIGLTILAHGCKRLVKLELSGCEGSYDGISAIGRCCMMLEELTISDHRMDDGWLAALSFCGNLKTLRMQSCRRIDADPGPSEHLGTCPAIETLQMQRCQLRDKRSLQALFMVCEAVRDVVFENCWGLDNNMFALVSICRRVKFLSLEGCSLVTTEGFESVVLSWMDLQRLTVISCNNIKDGEVSPALSSLFSVLKELKWRPDSKSALAGTGMAKKGARFFRRL